Proteins encoded in a region of the Micropterus dolomieu isolate WLL.071019.BEF.003 ecotype Adirondacks linkage group LG09, ASM2129224v1, whole genome shotgun sequence genome:
- the LOC123976849 gene encoding zinc finger protein 665-like: MDRHRKLSFLKPEMKLRIRTDVQQLFGSKQEVPPEEQEGSPSLDQEDPEPPHVKEKWSPSLDQEDPEPPHIKEKWSPSLDQKNPEPPHVKEEQEELWTSQEGEQLPGLEEADITKMPFTPVPVKSEEDEGSDVQQLSGSKEEVPPEQQEWSLDQEDPEPPHVREKWSPGLDQEDPDPPHIKEEQEDLWTSQSESDWNLNPDKHLQPHTEDQTLDLFKTEASDEDWTETREPQSVLNSLKIIEVPDMKCKTSKKTYSCSECGKIFGRSPHLKIHMRTHTGEKPFSCPFCGKSFTQKVNLTYHMSVHTGEKRFSCRFCDERFTWYTQLKSHQCVCESSQLHHNQSEEDTETGEKSFSCSECGKIFSRKDNLNIHMRIHTGERPFSCTVCGKSFKHGGHLTQHMSVHSKENRFSCNVCGKRFTWLYQLKRHKCGGESSQLPELWSSQEGEQLPGLEEADTSKFPFTPVPVKSEDDGEKPQSSQLHQSQTEQMEADGEDCGGPEPARDSAPHRLLQPETEDDWTETRAPQSGLNSMKVPEVGTGSNAGKKSFSCSECGKIFGRKEHLQTHVRIHTGERPFSCSDCGKTFGCKRSLLGHMTSHTGEKPFSCSQCGKRFGRMVNLKTHERLHTGERPFSCPFCGKGFTQKVHMTQHMAVHTGEKQFSCSICDKKFTWLSGFRRHKCGSEQSELDESQTEENSETEPGEKPFRCRQCGNRFNHKHNLKAHIRIHTGEKPFSCSVCGKGFTASGALKKHLRTHSGERPFSCSVCGVRFTQGGNLKRHMAQHTGETREKPFHCSVCGKSFTQVSNMKRHMTQHSETETAQPQEAGSEAAMVQI; this comes from the exons ATGGACCGACACCGTAAGCTCAGCTTTTTAAAACCGGAAATGAAGCTGAGAATAAGAACAG ATGTCCAACAGCTGTTTGGAAGCAAACAAGAGGTTCCCCCTGAGGAGCAGGAggggagccccagtctggaccaggaggacccagagccCCCACACGTTAAAGAGAagtggagccccagtctggaccaggaggacccagagcccccacacattaaagagaagtggagccccagtctggaccagaaGAACCCAGAGCCTCCACAcgttaaagaggaacaggaggaactctggaccagtcaggagggagagcagcttccagggctggaggaggctgatatcaccaAGATGCCATTCACTCCTGtccctgtgaagagtgaagaagatgaagGTTCAG ACGTCCAGCAGCTGTCGGGGAGCAAAGAAGAGGTTCCCCCtgagcagcaggagtggagtctggaccaggaggacccagagccCCCACACGTTAGAGAGAAGTGGAGCCCtggtctggaccaggaggacccagatccaccacacattaaagaggagcaggaggaccTCTGGACCAGTCAGTCAGAATCAGACTGGAACCTAAATCCAGATAAACATTTACAACCACACACCGAAGACCAGACTTTAGACTTGTTTAAGACTGAAGCCAGCGATGAAGACTGGACAGAGACCAGAGAACCTCAGTCAGTTTTAAACTCCCTTAAAATTATTGAAGTCCCTGATATGAAATGTAAAACGAGCAAGAAAACCTACAGCTGCTCCGAGTGTGGGAAAATATTTGGCCGCAGCCCACATCTGAAGATCCATATGAGAACTCACACCGGAGAGAAACCGTTCAGCTGCCCTTTCTGCGGTAAAAGCTTTACACAGAAAGTAAATCTGACGTACCACATGTCCGTCCATACCGGGGAGAAACGCTTCAGTTGCCGTTTCTGTGATGAACGATTCACCTGGTATACTCAGCTCAAAAGccatcagtgtgtttgtgagtcCTCGCAGCTCCATCACAACCAATCAGAGGAGGACACGGAGACCGGCGAGAAGTCATTCAGCTGTTCTGAGTGTGGGAAAATATTCAGCCGCAAGGACAATCTGAACATACACATGAGAATTCACACCGGAGAGAGACCGTTCAGCTGCACAGTTTGCGGTAAAAGTTTTAAACACGGAGGACATCTGACCCAACACATGTCCGTCCACTCAAAGGAGAACCGTTTCAGCTGCAACGTTTGTGGAAAAAGATTTACTTGGCTTTACCAGCTGAAGAGACACAAGTGTGGTGGTGAGTCCTCTCAGCTTCCTGAACTCTGgtccagtcaggagggagagcagcttccagggctggaggaggctgatacATCCAAGTTCCCATTCACTCCTGtccctgtgaagagtgaagatgatggagagaaacctcagtcctcacagcttcatcagAGCCAAACTGAACAGATGGaagctgatggagaggactgtggaggaccagaaccagccaggGACTCAGCTCCACATAGACTTTTACAACCTGAGACTGAAGATGACTGGACGGAGACCAGAGCACCTCAGTCAGGTTTGAACTCTATGAAGGTCCCTGAAGTTGGTACAGGAAGTAACGCTGGCAAGAAATCATTCAGCTGCTCTGAGTGTGGGAAAATATTTGGACGAAAGGAACATCTACAGACCCACGTGAGGATTCACACCGGAGAGAGACCGTTTAGCTGCTCTGACTGCGGTAAAACATTCGGCTGCAAGAGGTCGCTGCTGGGTCACATGACCAGTCACACGGGAGAGAAACCATTCAGCTGCTCTCAGTGCGGGAAAAGGTTTGGCCGAATGGTGAATCTGAAGACGCACGAGAGACTTCACACGGGAGAGCGACCGTTCAGCTGTCCGTTCTGTGGCAAAGGTTTTACACAAAAGGTTCACATGACGCAGCACATGGCCGTCCACACGGGAGAGAAGCAGTTCAGCTGCAGCATCTGCGACAAGAAGTTCACCTGGCTGTCAGGGTTCAGACGACACAAGTGCGGCAGCGAGCAGTCGGAGCTCGACGAAAGTCAGACCGAGGAGAACTCGGAGACGGAACCGGGTGAGAAACCCTTTCGCTGCCGTCAGTGTGGGAACAGATTTAATCACAAGCACAATCTGAAGGCCCACATAAGGATTCACACGGGAGAGAAGCCGTTCAGCTGCTCTGTCTGCGGGAAAGGCTTCACTGCGAGCGGAGCTCTGAAGAAGCACCTGAGGACTCATTCAGGAGAGAGACCGTTCAGCTGCTCCGTCTGCGGCGTACGATTCACGCAAGGAGGGAACCTGAAGCGGCACATGGCCCAGCACACGGGAGAGACGCGAGAGAAACCCTTTCACTGCTCCGTCTGTGGGAAAAGCTTTACGCAAGTCTCCAACATGAAGCGACACATGACCCAGCACAGCGAGACTGAAACAGCTCAGCCGCAGGAAGCAGGAAGCGAAGCTGCGATGGTTCAGATCTGA